A genomic segment from Alphaproteobacteria bacterium encodes:
- a CDS encoding MFS transporter: MNLPFFPPHLNLKASRNLMMGCFIGNALEWFDFAIYGYLASVFAKLFFPNLDPYAALLSSYGVFAAAFIMRPVGAILFGHFGDKWGRRKALLWSLGGMAIPTALMGLLPVYGDIGVLAPIALIFCRLLQGLSIGGEFSGSIILLAEHAPAHRKGFFSIWADMGSSIGMIVACLTILLLNACLTGEQLLAWGWRLPFLTSFFFAIGGYYARRHLTETPEFLAQNKKRTSHTWPLIIMFQKYKIKVLLAIGFLMANTAGYYLLIVFIPNQNLHNYPQIYGSMATLFSLIMMMPAMIWGAVLSDRIGQARCLVMGYLGCLFMTFPLLYASQYGSFFQQMICQGLFSFSLGFCFGPRSSFAAQIFPTSIRYSGVALSYNIGNALFGGTAPLICALMIEKTGTILAPAFYIIGACLLSIISVVLLDRELASFKRSGAIRFGDQKYTPDYKIRMLPKFSHPESCLEYPLKKRS, encoded by the coding sequence ATGAATTTACCTTTTTTCCCCCCCCATTTAAATCTGAAAGCCTCAAGAAATTTAATGATGGGGTGTTTTATTGGAAATGCTTTGGAATGGTTTGACTTTGCGATTTATGGTTATTTAGCGAGTGTTTTTGCGAAACTGTTCTTTCCAAATTTGGACCCGTACGCTGCCTTGTTGTCGAGTTATGGCGTTTTTGCAGCCGCCTTCATCATGCGCCCCGTTGGGGCCATTTTATTTGGGCATTTTGGGGATAAATGGGGACGACGTAAAGCCCTTCTTTGGTCTTTAGGAGGCATGGCAATCCCCACGGCTTTGATGGGGTTGTTGCCTGTATATGGAGATATTGGCGTTTTAGCCCCTATCGCTCTGATATTTTGTAGGCTTCTTCAAGGATTATCTATAGGGGGGGAGTTTAGTGGCTCTATCATTCTCTTGGCGGAACATGCACCTGCTCATCGAAAGGGTTTCTTCAGCATTTGGGCCGATATGGGCAGCTCAATTGGCATGATTGTTGCTTGCTTAACCATTCTTTTGTTAAATGCGTGTTTAACAGGGGAGCAGCTTTTGGCTTGGGGTTGGCGCCTGCCTTTTTTAACAAGCTTTTTCTTTGCAATTGGGGGATATTATGCCCGACGCCATTTGACTGAAACACCTGAGTTTCTTGCACAAAATAAGAAGCGGACTTCTCATACCTGGCCCTTAATTATCATGTTTCAAAAATATAAAATTAAAGTGCTTCTGGCGATCGGATTCTTGATGGCCAATACCGCTGGATACTATTTATTAATTGTCTTTATCCCCAATCAGAATCTCCACAATTACCCTCAAATTTATGGGTCCATGGCAACACTCTTTAGCCTTATCATGATGATGCCGGCCATGATTTGGGGTGCCGTTTTGTCAGACAGAATTGGGCAGGCGCGTTGTTTGGTTATGGGTTATTTGGGGTGTTTGTTCATGACATTCCCCCTTCTATACGCTTCTCAGTATGGAAGCTTTTTCCAGCAAATGATTTGCCAGGGACTGTTTTCTTTCAGTCTTGGGTTCTGTTTTGGTCCTCGGTCGAGTTTTGCGGCTCAAATTTTTCCAACATCCATAAGGTATTCTGGGGTGGCTTTATCCTATAATATTGGTAACGCTTTGTTTGGGGGAACGGCTCCCTTGATATGCGCGCTCATGATTGAGAAAACAGGCACGATACTCGCTCCAGCGTTCTATATAATTGGTGCGTGCCTGTTATCGATCATTTCGGTTGTTTTGTTGGACCGGGAGCTGGCTTCTTTCAAGAGATCTGGGGCAATAAGGTTTGGGGATCAAAAATATACTCCTGATTACAAAATTCGCATGTTACCGAAATTTTCTCATCCTGAATCATGTCTTGAATATCCTCTAAAGAAAAGGTCTTGA
- a CDS encoding inositol monophosphatase, which produces MLTARLTGRSALVNVMVSATEKAGRALTRDFGEVEQLQVSRKGLGDFVSTADHRAEKILVQELTKARPGYSFLLEESGAIEGTDTEHCWIVDPLDGTLNFLHGIPQFCVSLALKKGDEIVAGVIYNPILDELYWAEKGKGTFLNQRRVRVSGRRHLDEAIVAIGTPYRQQSDVEAINFSSRLVGKVAGMRRFGSAALDLAYLAAGKFDALFATDLQPWDLAAGMLMVRESGGYISDAKGGQDILGTGGVLAANDHLFDPISKILIG; this is translated from the coding sequence ATGCTAACAGCTCGACTCACAGGGCGATCCGCTCTTGTGAATGTTATGGTATCTGCAACAGAAAAAGCAGGGCGTGCGTTAACCCGAGATTTTGGGGAAGTAGAACAGCTTCAAGTGTCGCGAAAAGGCTTGGGGGATTTTGTCTCAACGGCGGATCATCGCGCGGAGAAAATCTTAGTTCAAGAGCTCACCAAAGCCCGTCCTGGTTATTCCTTTTTGCTGGAAGAATCCGGAGCTATTGAGGGGACCGATACAGAGCATTGTTGGATCGTCGATCCTCTTGATGGGACATTAAATTTCCTTCACGGCATTCCCCAATTTTGCGTTTCTCTTGCTTTAAAGAAGGGGGACGAAATTGTCGCTGGAGTCATATACAATCCAATCCTGGACGAGCTTTATTGGGCTGAAAAAGGAAAAGGAACATTTTTGAATCAGCGACGCGTGCGGGTTTCTGGACGGCGCCATCTGGATGAGGCGATCGTGGCCATTGGAACACCCTATCGCCAACAATCCGATGTCGAAGCCATTAATTTTTCTAGCCGCTTGGTTGGTAAAGTGGCCGGAATGCGCCGATTTGGTTCAGCTGCTCTTGATTTGGCTTACCTTGCGGCAGGCAAGTTTGATGCCCTTTTTGCGACGGATTTACAACCCTGGGATCTGGCTGCCGGCATGCTCATGGTTCGCGAATCTGGAGGCTATATCAGCGATGCGAAGGGTGGGCAAGATATCTTGGGCACAGGGGGCGTTTTGGCTGCCAATGACCACCTATTTGATCCGATCTCTAAGATTTTGATCGGATGA